The nucleotide window TCCACGACATCGATATCTCACGGTGGCTGTTGGATGTTGAAAACCCCGCTAACCTCAAGTCTCCTAAAAAGCAAGTCACCTCGGTTTGGGCGACCGGCCTCAATGCTCAACACCCCGAGCTTACACAATACGGAGACTGTGATAATGGCATCTGCGTGGTCGAGTACGAGAATGGAACTAAGTGTACCTTCCACCTGTCGAGAACAGCCATCCACGGTCATGACTGTTCCTGCGAGGTCTTTGGAACCGACAGCAAATTGGTTATCAACGGTGTTAGTCCTTTCTCGTGTTGATACTCCATGCGTGAGTCGAATCTGATTCATTGGTTTATGCAGAACCCAAACATGAACCGCGTGGAAATCAGAGACATTAACGGAGTTCGTATGGAGTCTACGTAAGTGTTCCAGATCAAGTTTGGATAAGAGAATGCCTTTGACCTTCAATTACTGACTCCTTCACAGGCCTACATACTACGAACGATTTAGGGATGCGTTCATCCGCGAACTTCAGACTTTTTGTGATACAGTTCTGGACGATAAACGTAAGCTGTTTCATCTCCACATGTGTTCCCTAATGCTGAACTGGCCGCCTTTAGCCGTCCCCACTACACCCTTGTCTGCTCTGGAAGCTGCAAAGATCGCCATGGCCCTCACCCATTCCTTCCGAGTTGGAAAGCCTGTTTACTTTGACGATGAAGGCGAAGCAATTATCAATTAGGCATGTGTTAGTTTGATggtatatatatacgtGTAACCGTTATGATTTTTATAAACTGCACACACCGAACGTATAGGATACGTAGCAAACGTTAAGCTTCTGGAAATTAATGCGTAGGTGGGCTAGACCTATGCGGCGGCATAACTAAGACTCCTCACTAAGAGGCGACACTGCGATGCTGCGGTGTTGTCAGGGGTCAGTATGCTGAGCAAGCGCTGTGAATTGCTTTTGGCCTAAGATATAGCCTCAAGTCCAGGATCACCTTAGGGTTTCTCACGCAGCAGTCAACTACTCTTCTTATTGTTCGTTTTCAGAAGTTTTTGAATAAATCGATGAAAAAATCATATCGGGTAGCAGTCAGACATGGTCGGCTCAGGGACGGCGGGTCGTCTTCCGGCGGCCGAAGCGGAAGCCGTATATGGTGCGAGGACGAACTATCAGGGCCACCCAACATATGCGTGACTATACACGGCAATTGCTTCTCCGTCAGATTGATGATTTGAACGGTTTGCAAAGCGAGCGATACTGGCCGAATGTGATCTTCGGCATTTTGCATGCAACATTACGAGTATAATTCTCTACAAAAGTAACCTAGAATCTTCTCCTGACCGGACTACCAGGCCGTGTTGGCACCGCCGATGCAGGGTGATCAGGTATGACCTGCAGACATAATACACGAGAGTACTGCAGATATCAGATGGTCAGTTCGACATCCAGGACATCGAGAGTCTCTCACCATATTCCACCAATTCCACAAGCTTTCGCCCATCTTTGGATCCTCTTGCGCTATTGACGTGTCCCGTGATGCGTCCAGCAAACTAAGCACGACATGTGCCACTTTGCCGCGCTAAACAAAAGGGGGTCATGAGCCCAGAACAATATAAGCCTGCACCGGTACTCACCATGCTCTCACCATTACGTGCAAGACATTCGATAGGTATGCTATTGCGTGTCAGCTCATGTCACCATTTTTAGTCACCCACGTTTGTAGCTGCTGGAAGACCCGATGTGCTATTGACTGTCGATCTTGACGTATATCCATGTCTGGCGAGAAGCGCGCTTTGAGATCGAGCTGAACAAGTTCTCCGTTAGTTCGTGAGCCTTGTGAAGATCACTACGCACCAATGCCATTTCGACACACAGAGCCGTGATGCAAATGTTGGCCGCTTGCGTTCCATTGAATGAAGTCGAAGAATCCTCTTGAAATTCCGGTTCGGGACGAAGTTGAGGAGGGAGGTCCGCGAGGATCTGACGAAGCTCCTTCATGGTTTCTTGAACCCATTCGCCATGTACCCAAACGTTAAATTCGAAAGAAGGAGCCGAATTTAGCAGTCGTCGTCGCAGTATACACTGAGATAAGATCTGGAACAATCGAATGATGCAATTGAAACCGATCATGTAAGAGTATTGCTGGCCCGGCTGGACAAGCAGGACATCATCGCGTGTGATAAAGTCGTCATCGACTTCAAGAGGCAAAGGCGGTGTGCCGTCCCAGTCTTGAATCGCCACAGGGTTGAGGTACATTGCGTTTGTTCTTGACTAGACCATCAGTACTCATCCATAAGACCTGAGGGGGACACAACGAACTTGTCACAGTCATAAGCCACCCAGTACAGCTTTCGGCACATTTCCACCTCGAGTAGGTCTTTTACTCCGGGTGGAGAAGCTTGGTTGAGCTTTAACGAGTAGACCAATCGCCTGACATCATTGATGAGGTTTTCGGGAAGGTTTTCTGCGCTCGCGGACTGGCTTGTGACCCAATCACTGTATGGGACCTTAGCGTTGCATTGTGTCACTCGTTCGGACATACTCACAATATTGTCGAAGCAAGAATGACAAGACTGGGTTTCATTTGGTGTCGGATTTGGATCATGCGACTGCCACGTTGGCATCGTCGAAACAGCGTCTCCTGTCTGGTCCTATCCATCCTTTGTTCTAGCATCCGGGCATTGGTATGACAGATACTAGTGTGTACGATGTGGTTAGCGGAGATCAAAAGTCAAAACGATAGACTTACGTGTAAGAGACTGAAGCAGCAAGTCCGCAAACGTCAGCTCGTAAATGCCGGTTAGATGAACAACCTACCGATACTGAGGAGGAGACCACGAAATGCTTCATCGACTCTATCTCTGCGGTGCAACACGTCTTGGGCAAATGTAGGTCTGTGTACGAGAGGTAGGAGCGGATGCTGGTGTTTGAGATAGAGCGACAGAAAGAAACCAACCTCCTCCCAAGATGCAACAGATTCGATGGTGGAAATGACGCGTGAATTACCAAGCCACTCCGTTCTACTACTATCCGATAATATTCCTTGCAGGTCGAGAGACCGCTTGCTGGAGGAGCAAGAGTCACCATAGTCATGACTCTGCAGGCCATTGGGCACATGACTGTCATTGGTCAAAGGGGACTGCTCTAATTCGTTCCAGGGGACTTGGGACGGCGAGGGTCCCAAAAATGACACTCTATCCTCTTCCAAGGGCCGACCTAGCGTCCGGCTGGTTGGACTTCCTGACAGATCTTGGACGAAGGGCAGACCAGGAGGCTGGGTCATGGAAGGGCCCTGGTCTTTTAAGAGGTCATTCTCCGTCACCTCCCGCGTTGCAAGAAAGGCGCTGGGGTCGTTGGATCCTGCCTGGGCAGTTGCTTGCCTAGAAAATTGAGCTTCGCCTTCACTTGGTATTGTAAAGTCGAATGACAAAGGCAAAGGTGTACCTAAGAGGTGCCGAAAAGAGTCGTATAGGGAGTCCACGACCGGAGGGTTTATAAAATTTCGATCATCGATCAGGAAATTAAAGTTGTCGGGGGAGTCAAAATGATTCATAGTGGGCGTGGAATGACGAACTCGGTGGGCTGCGGTCTGTGATGCCGTTGCCGGTGATTTGCGGGGCTGATCATTGCGCAATGGAGGTGATTGGCTGCGATGAACACTAGGCGAATCATTTTGCGGTGGGTTGAGGGGCAAGGCTTGAACTGAGTTTTGACGCAAAACCGACATAGACGGCGATGCGCTTCGGTGCGAGAAGGGAATGATGGACGAAGTGGGGGGCGCCCTACGAGAAGATGTGCCTCTGTTGATGTAAGTACAAAATCACTCTTCGACCATGCTTTAGCACCCAACACGTACACTCGGGGTCGCCCTGTCTTTTTGGGTGTGTAGTCATAAGTACAACATTCTTTTCGCCGGTCGCAGTTGAGACATTTCGACCTCTGCTGGGGCCGTATTCTATTACTGGATCCGCCCCCTGAAGCTTCACTGGGGAGCATGCATCTGACCTGTATCAGGTTTGGTCAAAAATTCATTCACCGT belongs to Cryptococcus gattii WM276 chromosome I, complete sequence and includes:
- a CDS encoding Hypothetical Protein (Similar to TIGR gene model, INSD accession AAW45173.1) encodes the protein MIQIRHQMKPSLVILASTIFDWVTSQSASAENLPENLINDVRRLVYSLKLNQASPPGVKDLLEVEMCRKLYWVAYDCDKTNAMYLNPVAIQDWDGTPPLPLEVDDDFITRDDVLLVQPGQQYSYMIGFNCIIRLFQILSQCILRRRLLNSAPSFEFNVWVHGEWVQETMKELRQILADLPPQLRPEPEFQEDSSTSFNGTQAANICITALCVEMALLDLKARFSPDMDIRQDRQSIAHRVFQQLQTIPIECLARNGESMRGKVAHVVLSLLDASRDTSIAQEDPKMGESLWNWWNMYSRVLCLQVIPDHPASAVPTRPGSPVRRRF
- a CDS encoding Hypothetical Protein (Similar to TIGR gene model, INSD accession AAW45263.1); the encoded protein is MPIVTCDQCRTRKVRCMLPSEASGGGSSNRIRPQQRSKCLNCDRRKECCTYDYTPKKTGRPRVGTSSRRAPPTSSIIPFSHRSASPSMSVLRQNSVQALPLNPPQNDSPSVHRSQSPPLRNDQPRKSPATASQTAAHRVRHSTPTMNHFDSPDNFNFLIDDRNFINPPVVDSLYDSFRHLLGTPLPLSFDFTIPSEGEAQFSRQATAQAGSNDPSAFLATREVTENDLLKDQGPSMTQPPGLPFVQDLSGSPTSRTLGRPLEEDRVSFLGPSPSQVPWNELEQSPLTNDSHVPNGLQSHDYGDSCSSSKRSLDLQGILSDSSRTEWLGNSRVISTIESVASWEEVGFFLSLYLKHQHPLLPLVHRPTFAQDVLHRRDRVDEAFRGLLLSIGRLFI